A region of the Ranitomeya imitator isolate aRanImi1 chromosome 5, aRanImi1.pri, whole genome shotgun sequence genome:
GTGTATGGTGACGTATTCCGTGTCTCCCTGCCGGGGACGGGGTACAATGTTCTTGTCGCTCCCCGTGCACAGCCAGTCCCGCCGCCATTGTGCACGGCCTGTAGCCGGTGCTGCCCTCCATTGTTCCCGGTAGAACTGGACATAAAGTCCTGGAGCAGTCACTGGCTGCACAGTCCCCTGCCCGCGTGACGTCAGTGACCGGACGAGGGGCGGCGCTTACAGGAGGCGGGGCTTGCATGAGGCGCCGGCTGACTGACCCCGGCTGGATGTGGGCGCTTTGAACCTGTGCCAAGTTTCTTTCATTGTGCCTTAGCCCCGCCCACCAGCTCATCCCCTCTATAAAGCCCCGCCCACCAGCTCATCCCCTATATAAAGCCCCGCTCTGGCTGCAGCGCCGTAGAAAGTGCGAGCCGTCCTCGGAGTAATAGTCTGCGCTGCTCCTAAGGATTTATAACCAGAGCAACGATGACAGTAAAGACTGAGAGCACACCGACTAACACTTTAACGTACTCCAAGATGAGGGGCATGGTGGCCATACTCATCGGTGAGTGCAGGGGGCTGCCCGGGATGCTGGCTGTGGGCACTGgctgtggagctgtgggcactgtACTCAGCCCTTCTTTCTTTGTGTCTTCCAGCTTTCATGAAACAGAGAAGAATGGGATTGAACGACTTTATCCAGAAGATCTCCACTAACTCCTATGCCTGCAAACAGTAAGTCATGTCCCAATGTTGTCTGCTGCTGGTTCTTGTAGCATTCTTCTGCAGATTGCAAGGGGTTAATGCATTAGCTAGTCCTAGACAGTTTATAATAAACATACATATTAGATCTAGTGAAGCCTACTAGGGGATCATCAGTGAGAGGTCTTCTTCCATCCAATGCTATTAGATCTAGTGAAGCCTACTAGGGGATCATCAGTGAGAGGTCTCCTTCCATCCAATGCTATTAGATCTAGTGAAACCTACAAGGTGATCATCAGTGAGAGGTCTCCTTCCATCCAATGCTGTTAGATTTAGCGAAACCTACAAGTGGATCATTAGTGAGAGATCTCCTTCCATCCAATGCTTTTAGATTTAGTGAAACCTACAAGTGGATCATTAGTGAGAGATCTCCTTCCATCCAATGCGATTTAGTGAAACCTACAAGGGGATCATCGGTGAGAGGTCTCCTTCCATCCAATACTATTATTATCTAGTGAAACCTGCAAGGGGATCATCGGTGAGAGGTCTCCTTCCATCCAATACTATTAGATCTAGTGAAACCTGCAAGGGGATCATCGGTGAGAGGTCTCCTTCCATCCAATACTATTAGATCTAGTGAAACCTGCAAGGGGATCATCGGCGAGAGGTCTCCTTCCATCCAATACTGTTAGATCTAGTGAAGCCTGCAAGGGGATCATCAGTGAGATTTCTTCTTCCTAATACCATAAGATTTAGTGAAACCTACAAGGTGATCATCTGTGAGAGGTCTCCTTCCATCCAATACCATTAGATCTAGTGAAGCCTACAAGGTGATCATCCGTGAGAGGTCTTCCCAATACCATTAGATCTAGTGACATGTTAACATCAGTAAAAGTTTCTTCTTTCCAAGTACTGAAGCAACTAGTGCTGCCGTATTATCCCGCACTGCACTCTGCTGGTCACTGTCTGCTGTTGCTAATATGTGCATTTTTCTTTTGTAGCCCAGAGGTTCAGACCATCTTGACTATTTCACAACCCCAAGAGCCAGAACTACTGAATGGCAACCCCTCTCCTCCCGTAAGTCACCATAATAGTGCATGCTGTTTTCCTATAGAAACTCTCTGAAATCTAGTGATTGTGACCGTAGCGTTGTGCAGCCCATGTAACCAACTTGTTTAATTCTTGCAGCCCAGTCCATCTCAACAAATCAACCTTGGACCTTCATCCAATCCTCATGCCAAGCCATCTGACTTCCAGTTCCTAAAGATCATTGGCAAGGGTAGCTTCGGGAAAGTGCTTTTGGCAAGACACACAGCTGATGAGAAATTCTATGCGGTTAAAGTCCTCCAGAAAAAGGCAATCCTAAAGAAGAAAGAGGTAATTGTCCTTACTTAATGTATTTGCTTCTTCTACGGTGACTCACTGTGATAATTATGGGGTTATGGTGATCTGCATGGGGAAAATGATGTCATCTAATTCAGACAAATACCTTGGGTATGGAAGGAGAGGAGGACACGGTGTAGATGGAAAGTGACCCTGTATCGATTGTTAATTTCAGGAGAAACACATCATGTCAGAACGTAACGTGCTGCTGAAAAATGTGAAACATCCGTTCCTGGTTGGGCTCCACTTCTCCTTCCAGACGGCGAGCAGACTATACTTCATTCTGGACTACATCAATGGTGGAGAGGTAAGCACCGGTTACATGGAGCTTGGTTATTCTGCACTCTTCTTTTTACTACAGAGACCACAGCCAAGGGCTGGAGACTTGCCACTTTAGGATGTCCTTGGCTGCCACCATGTTCCAAGCTGTCACTGGCAAAACCTTAGTTTCCAGCAATTGATTTCCATGTCGTACACGCCGCAAGTGTATTGTGTTTTGTGCAGCTGATTGATGGTTTAATATTTGCTTCTGGTTCTGTCTTGCAGTTATTCTACCATCTCCAGAGGGAACGTTGCTTCCTGGAACCACGAGCTCGGTTTTATGCCGCTGAGATAGCCAGTGCACTGGGATACTTGCATTCTCTTAACATTGTCTACAGGTAATGGCCCTACATGGCATTTCTCCTAGTGATGGGTATCTGaagaaagcaggcagcactccataacaGATTCCTTGGAAAGAAAGTGGTGTCTTTGATGGCTCATGTGAAAAGGTGGCAACATTTTGGCTCTAGTGAATGTGAGTTTGACAAAGGCTCTTGCATCAAAATTTTGCCACCGATTCACATGGGCCAAAAAAGACTCCATTTTGTGCATGGAATATGCTATTGAGTGCTGCCCACTTTCTTTCGTTGTCTATGTAACACAGATTTGAGGGTTACAACTTTACATAGACCTGCACTTTTGCTTGAGTATCAAACCATATGTTCTAAATGTTCTTTGTGTTTTGTTTTATAGAGACTTGAAGCCTGAGAACATATTACTGGATTCACAGGGTCACATTGTACTTACTGATTTTGGACTTTGCAAGGAGAACATTGAGCCCAATGGCACAACGTCTACTTTCTGTGGCACCCCAGAGGTAAATATTCATAAATTCTCACATATACTTTGCATTTGTCTTTAAAAATGAACGTGCGAAGAGTGACTGATGTCATGTCACTTAACGGCTTCGGTCTTCTTTCCAGTACCTTGCACCAGAAGTTCTTCACAAACAGCCTTATGACAGGACAGTTGACTGGTGGTGCCTGGGAGCTGTTCTCTATGAGATGTTGTATGGCCTGGTAAGTAGATCATTTTACTCCTTGTCTTGTGATACCAGAATTGTTACCTAAGTGGGTGTAATAGAAGTAAATTGTGGTGTTAATATCGCCCTAATAAAATGGATTCTCTCCCCAGCCACCTTTCTACAGCCGAAACACAGCCGAGATGTATGACAACATCCTGAACAAGCCACTACAGCTGAAACCAAACATAACCAACTCAGCCAGGAACCTTCTTGAGGGCCTTTTGCAGAAAGATCGGACAAAGAGACTTGGTGCCAAGAATGACTTTGTAAGTAGAGTCTAAATATAAATTCCAGGACTTCCACCCTCTGATGCAGCATGCATGTCTAATTACTTTTGATTGGACTAATCTAATTCCTCCTTTGCTGACAGATGGAGATTAAGAACCACATCTTTTTCTctccaattaactgggatgatctcATCAATAAGAAGATTACCCCTCCTTTTAACCCAAATGTGGTAAGTATCCGGAATTACAGCTATGTCTCATTGTCATTGCTTTTCTTTTTCTAAGGCGGTTATTTTAGGTGCGACTATTACGTTAGTGGTTAAGAGGTACACTAGTATGTACCTGCACACATTGTGAAATGACCAAAATGTGGTCTATGTGCATAAACCATGAGACTCCATTGATAGATCTAAGAAATGATCAAGGCGGCAACACTTGTGAATGTATTTAGTGAAGCTTTATATTTCATATAATCATGTATGATAGAAATCCATGCGCACGTCCATATATTCCTGGTCAGTGGTACATTTCATGCCCCCTTAGTTACATAGTCTGGGACATAGTGTTCATTATTTACTAGGACTTCTGGTTGAAGCAGTACTGTATTTTATGCTTCATTGTCCTAATCGCTTCATCTCAATTGTTTTTTCAGAGTGGTCCCAGTGATCTTCAACACTTTGATCCCGAATTCACAGAAGAACCAGTTCCGAATTCCATCGGCCAGTCACCGGATAGTATCCTCATAACAGCAAGCATTAAAGAGGCTGCAGAAGCTTTTATGGGCTTCTCCTACGCTCCACCTATGGAATCTTTCCTTTGAGGGACATTCTCACCATCTGGTCATTTTGAGTcacttaagatttttttttttttctaacgagagaaaaaaaaaatagaattgcaCATCCTTCATGACGGCATCACAGCCTTAAtttcaacaccaccagtttttcTGGAAGAACGCACAGTGGAGCTTAGTCAAAGGAGGAACAAGTGACTTTAATAAGGGCATGGCTCTTAGTTATGAGGAGTCCTTGTCTTTCGAGAACCCGAGTGCAGGTCGTGGACTTTGATAAAACAGATACAGGAAAATGAAGAGATGGAGTTATAATAaacgttttatttttttacatttttttttttttttgcaacgtgCCTTTCTCAATTCAGAGATCCGGTGTAGCTTGAGAATTGTCCACATCAGATGGAAGTTCTTGGGTGGAGACTCTGGTTTTACAAGTGAACAATGATGAGTGTGACGCTGTGGTTTTTCAGACGTTAATGTGACACTAATTCTGGGGCATTGTACTTTTTTTCTTCCATATGTGGAAGCTAAAGTTAATGTAAAccatgttttttgttgttttttttttttgtctagataATACTAATTAAATGTGTTACCTTGGGCTTGCAATGATCATTGTTTTCAATGATTGAAGGAAAGCATTTGCTGCTATACAGATTTCTATTTTTAGAAACTGTTTTATGGACCAAAATGCCCCAAATTTAGATGTTGAAAGCTGTAACATGTGGTTTTAATGTACGTTATTTAAGTTTATTTTTTGGACATTCCTGACCATCGTTGTGCATATTGTATATAATCAAGAGCTGTATATTTAAACTGACAGAAAACATAATGCCAATGTACTGTAATTAATAAGAGaacatgtacattttttttgtGACCAAACCCAAGGGTTTgcaataaaacttaaaaaaaaaaaaacacaaaaacttttGCTGTTCTAAGCTGATGTAAAAATGAAATATTCAGATGGAGGAAGAGTAATCTAGCAATAAAGTGGTTGAATGATGGGTCCTTCGAAGATTGCTGGACATCACGTTTGGGATAAGCTGGCCCTCATAGTAATGTGATGGGCTCCGATTAATCAGATGGATGTAGTTGGTTGCTGTGAGTTTAGCACTTTGGTTATATGTATTGTCCATTCAAACCTTGCTATGAATACTAATACTTGGGTCTCCAATGATAGCACCTTGTCAGATTGGCTTTAAGAGGTCACTTCAGGCCCTGACACTATTGCTCGTCTCGGGCTGTTCATCCATAATACCGGTGTACAGATGCAGTTTAAAAGGGGTTGGTACTATATATTTATTCACAAATGTGTTGGAACCTGATATCGGGACACCTACTAATATACAAGTGTTACAGGTTCTCCTCATGTATTTGATGATCTGCAGTCTCAAAATGGCTTCTGAAGAGCAGCTTGTGAGCAGCGTTGTCAGAGAATAATTGAAATGTGAGGTGATTATTATTTGGAGGAGGCAGATGGACAGGTCTGGCCACATGCTCCTCCACTAGCCACCATTTTGAGTAGAGGAGAGCTGTGTAATCTGAGGAAGAGTAGATATCGGGACACCTACTAATATACAAGTGTTACAGGTTCTCATGTATTTGATGATCTGCAGTCTCAAAATGGCTTCTGCTAGAGCAGCTTGTGAGCAGCGTTGTCAGAGAATAATTGAAATGTGAGGTGATTATTATTTGGAGGAGGCAGATGGACTGGTCTGGTTACATGCTCCTTCACTAGCCACCATTTTGAGTAGAGGAGAGCTGTGTAATCTGAGGAAGAGTAGGAGAACCTGTTGTACTACTCATCTAATAATCCCCCCCAACACACCTATAAAAGACAAAGTGGCCAACCCCGTCTAATGCTAGCCTGGAACAAACCGAAGACGAGGCCTGTGTAGGTTTTGACCTATGACATCTCACTATATGAATGTCTCATGGTAGCTGATTGGCATATCTACAACTGTGCCATTTCCTAGTGAAGGCATCTGCTTCCTTGGGTTGCAGTGATCCTGTAGGTCCATGTTACATAGCAAAAGCCTAAACGTCATTCCCCAGTAACTGGGGTATGTGCATTCGCATCAAACactggtaaggctacgttcacattagcgttacgctaatgtgcgtcgctgttgcgtcggcgacgcagcggcgacacagcggcgacgcgcccctatgtttaacataggggacgcgtgcgtttttttgttagcgtttttcgacatgtgcgtcgttttcgacgctagcatcggacgcacgaaaatgcaacaagttgcatttttcgtgcgtccgatttccgtcaaaaaacgacgcacgcgtcgcaaaacgcagcgtttttgcgcgcgtttttggtgcgtcgcgcgttgcgtcgccgttgcgtcgccgacgcaccggcgcgcaacgctaatgtgaacatagcctaactcgcATCAAAATGTGACCCTGTTCGTGGTAACAATCCTGACACATTATGGTGAATTAAACTGGTATTACTGATAGGGCTTAAGATATATGAACTAATCTGCCTATGGTTTCAGTAGGCCCATATCACACGGAAACCTTCAGTCTGTAACAACACATGTAGTGAGCATGTTAGCTTGGACGTCTTCTATAGGTTATGCTGTTAATGAGTGGACATTCGTGTAGAGAAACTTGTATGGAACGTTTACTTTGTGCTTGTCCATAACTCCTCATCGCCTGCTGAAGTTTGTTATCCCTGATTCAATATAAAAAATACCGTGCTACAAGTGCCTGGAGAATAACTGCTGGCTACCTACCTAATACGTGGGTTTATCCCCTACCCACTCCTTGCGGTATATACTGCACACCTGGGTATAAATCGTGTGCCCTCGCAAAGTAGTAAATAATACAATGCCCACTGTGAGTGCGCCCACACTGCAATAATAAACAAGTATGGTTGCCGCAATTAATCGGTGTATCGTATTTGCGTGCTTGTAGTTGCTACCAATGAGTCTCTTACCGTGTCAGATGTAGCAGGCACGGTAACGTGTACTGGCCTGGGTTCCTGCAGGGCTGCCCGTGGTAAGTGCCAGAGATGGTGTGCCGCACTTCaccaatatatcaatatttttagagGGATGACACATAAGTAGGAATTACGTACACCTATCGTAACATTTAAATGCAGGTGTATATCAAGGTGGTGAACACATAATAATGATTGAGTGTGGTAGTAATGTTTAATCTATGGCCAGGATAGGGCTCGCAGTGGGGTGCTTGTAGAGTGCTTATATATGGAGCCAGTTACGTggggcggtaaccctgatgaaggagtgcgTTACACTCTGAAACGCGTCGGTTAGCTTTTTGTCCCAGTaaggctccgtaggcctgtgacgtcacgctgcttgtcagcgtcggccatctttctTCAGTGTAACCAGGGATGcccccggccgggacgttccctggctctgcactgacCAGTAGCATTCTGTCTGTACCAAGTGCGGCTAGCACCAGCTGACGTGCGCCCACCTAACCGCTACCACCCGAAAGTCACCTGGTCCCCACACCTGCCGCTGATATTGGTGAAGTGCGGAACACCATCTCTGGCACTTACCACGGGCAGCCCTGCAGGAACCCAGGCCAGTACACGTTACCGTGCCTGCTACATCTGACACGGTAAGAGACTCATTGGTATCAACTACAAGCACGCAAATACAATACACCGATTAATTGCTGCCACCATACTTGTTTATTATTGCAGCGTGGGCGCACTCACAGTGGGCATTGTATTATTTACTACTTTGCGAGGGCACACGATTTATACCCAGTTGTGCAGTATATACCGCAAGGAGTGGGTAGGGGATAAACCCACGTATTAGGTAGCCAGCAGTTATTCTCCAGGCACGTGTAGCACGGTATTTTTTATATTGAATCAGTTTACTTTTACTTTGGCAGAGTAGGTACAGGCCTGCCTAAATACCTGCAGCACTTGGGCCTCCTTACAGTGTGTTCTATTATTGTTCTAAGTTTGTTATCCCTGTCGGAATGTAGCGGTAGTACCACGTGCAACCACCACTGTCTTCATTCCTTATGGGGCGCCCAAATGCTGCACTTCGATTTTTTTTTTCCGACCTCCCCATAgggaataaataaaacagtggctgGGCATCCAACTCGCTGTTAAATCTGGTAATGGGGAGACCCCACCGATCATCCTATCTTGTGGATAGACAACTTGTttcaactggacaacccctttaaattctttAAGTGTAGCATACTTATATGGAGACATTACAGGAGGGAGTTCTATCCACAACAAtagaccgccatattgtctgcagtgCTTCTACAAAGAGCAGTGACCCCTGCAGGCTGTGAGAAGCTACTGCACACCATCATTATTTAATAGAAAGTTTTAAATCAGTTTGTTTTAATAAAGGAAACCATGAATGTGACTGACTGCATCCATTAGCTTCATTAAGACACTATAACCGACTCCTATTCATTCTTTGCCTTTTTTGTTTTATCTTAAACTGTTGAGTCTTTGTACATAtcaacacttaaaggggttgtccacctattTATTATGACATATTTTGGGGACATGATTGTGTTACACTTAATAACCCCTTAACTCAAAATCACATACATATACTTGACTTCAGAGGTTCCTATTTATGGAGAGGGTTCAGGAGTAGAGCTGAGCAAGTTTgctcgggtcagggcttatttggcaagctatagcacttactgaatgtctttggagtgtgtgagCAAGCTGGAGAACCCAAATGGACCCCATgaaaacacaaggagaacatacaaacgcctaGCAGATATTTTCCCTAGTGGCATTTAAACCCAGGATCCTGAATCTCTGACAGCGCCACTTAAATGGATCTCCTGTTGGTGTTCGCATGCATCGGCTCCCATTGGCTTCCAAAACTCCATCTCAGGGCACCAATGGGATACTTTGCCAGCCAAGGACCTAATGAAGGACCGTTTCGTTGGCTCTTAGAAGTAAGGAGGGAAAAACTAAAGTGAGAAACAAAAAAATCCCCCCGGTCTTTAATAAAATAATGATACTGTGGGATGTAGAATGTTTTTTCTAAATTCATTGCATAGTAGCTAACTTCTTAGCAGCGGCACGGACCGGCCATGGTGAATGCTGTGGGGTCCTTATATCTATCACCAGGAATCTCCTGGGTCCTAGCTCCTGGTTCCCAATGATATGATGCCCTGCTGTATACGGGAGCCACGGAATCAGGACAGGACATTCTCTTTTCTAGTCCATAGACCTGAGGAGCCTTCAGTAAGATCCGTGGCTGGTCTGTGCTACTACCTGGAAGCAGAAAATTGTGAAATTATGTGTGATTGTGTTTCCTTATAATTAGAGGCACACTTTCATATTAAAATGACATGACTTCAGGTTTACAGACTCATATCAAACCCTAAAATACCGTTTTTCAATTAGACCTTAAAGTTGCATTCCGGTGCAAAGAAGTAATCACCTAGATAACTAGGTGAGAGGTGATCACTTTTAGGTCAGTTTGGGGTCTGATCTCCGGGACCTCCGCTGACCTCCAAATGGGGACCCTTCCGCTCCGGTCTAACATGGGTAAAAGGCCACCTTCTGGTGATACACTCATAGTTGATAACTTGTCCCTTTAAGCATCGAAAGGAGGGTCTATATCTCACATTTAATGTTGTTTGATGTTCACACAACAATTGTTTTCTCTGATATTCTGTATTCCTATTGTTTACTGTACCCTTAATACTTGTATGCTAAACTTGTGTGTATTTTTGACACAACATTAATAAAAGTATTCTACTTATACTCTTGTTTATTGCTATCTGTTATGTTAGAGTGACACCTACAGGAAACCACAGGAACTGAGCTGAAAGGAAACAACTGGTGTTTAACATGAGATGGttgaataaaggggttgtccagcattaggcttacaagtctgcagtcaatctatgtgactgaagacttgtgaatCATCACATCATTTACACTGCTCGCTGTGAGGATTTGCCGGAGTGgctagtcatgtgaccgcaagtatacaATTTGTTTCCGGCCACTGTGTCCAGCCTAGCTCTATGCACTTGCATTAAGTGAGGCCACGCTCATCTAGTTGAGATGTAACCGCATATATGCCGATCACATACTTGTAGTCACAAGCCTGCTGCTTCCagtggcactggagaatcctgacagtgtgtgggGTACACAATGTgagcattcacaagtctgcagtcatgtaaAAGTCACGTATCTCTGTCAGTCCCACAACGTATGTAGTGGGAGTGCAGATGTGGAGATA
Encoded here:
- the LOC138637379 gene encoding serine/threonine-protein kinase Sgk1-A isoform X1, which codes for MTVKTESTPTNTLTYSKMRGMVAILIAFMKQRRMGLNDFIQKISTNSYACKHPEVQTILTISQPQEPELLNGNPSPPPSPSQQINLGPSSNPHAKPSDFQFLKIIGKGSFGKVLLARHTADEKFYAVKVLQKKAILKKKEEKHIMSERNVLLKNVKHPFLVGLHFSFQTASRLYFILDYINGGELFYHLQRERCFLEPRARFYAAEIASALGYLHSLNIVYRDLKPENILLDSQGHIVLTDFGLCKENIEPNGTTSTFCGTPEYLAPEVLHKQPYDRTVDWWCLGAVLYEMLYGLPPFYSRNTAEMYDNILNKPLQLKPNITNSARNLLEGLLQKDRTKRLGAKNDFMEIKNHIFFSPINWDDLINKKITPPFNPNVSGPSDLQHFDPEFTEEPVPNSIGQSPDSILITASIKEAAEAFMGFSYAPPMESFL
- the LOC138637379 gene encoding serine/threonine-protein kinase Sgk1 isoform X2, whose translation is MRTKPEKSPLKAFMKQRRMGLNDFIQKISTNSYACKHPEVQTILTISQPQEPELLNGNPSPPPSPSQQINLGPSSNPHAKPSDFQFLKIIGKGSFGKVLLARHTADEKFYAVKVLQKKAILKKKEEKHIMSERNVLLKNVKHPFLVGLHFSFQTASRLYFILDYINGGELFYHLQRERCFLEPRARFYAAEIASALGYLHSLNIVYRDLKPENILLDSQGHIVLTDFGLCKENIEPNGTTSTFCGTPEYLAPEVLHKQPYDRTVDWWCLGAVLYEMLYGLPPFYSRNTAEMYDNILNKPLQLKPNITNSARNLLEGLLQKDRTKRLGAKNDFMEIKNHIFFSPINWDDLINKKITPPFNPNVSGPSDLQHFDPEFTEEPVPNSIGQSPDSILITASIKEAAEAFMGFSYAPPMESFL